Proteins encoded by one window of Acetivibrio thermocellus ATCC 27405:
- a CDS encoding segregation and condensation protein A, with amino-acid sequence MESVLSKACTIKIQNFEGPFDLLFHLIEKNQINIYDIPIHEITDQYMDYLFAMQELDLEIASEFLVMAATLLHIKSKLLLPSPKREKEEDEPDPREELVLKLIEYKKYKRFTEILKTREKECEKYFYRGPEDIDIKCEDEPLELSYDELKRVYVELIERNERKMNKNTGKMTQIVQHEKVTLRSKIRDIIRTLLKKPIFKFSELFSPKTRSRLEIVTGFLAILELAKLKKITLIQPKPFADITVCKCEDTNLEDIDDENVAAEN; translated from the coding sequence TTGGAAAGTGTGTTGTCAAAAGCATGCACTATAAAAATACAAAACTTTGAAGGACCGTTTGACCTGCTGTTTCACCTTATCGAAAAGAATCAGATAAATATCTATGACATACCTATACACGAAATAACGGACCAATACATGGATTACCTTTTTGCAATGCAGGAGCTTGATTTGGAGATAGCCAGTGAATTTCTGGTAATGGCAGCAACACTTCTTCACATAAAATCGAAGCTCCTACTTCCAAGTCCTAAACGGGAAAAAGAGGAGGACGAGCCTGACCCCAGGGAAGAGCTGGTTTTAAAGCTTATTGAATACAAAAAATACAAGAGATTTACTGAAATTTTGAAAACAAGAGAAAAAGAATGCGAGAAATATTTTTACAGAGGTCCTGAGGATATTGACATCAAATGTGAGGATGAACCTTTGGAATTGTCTTATGATGAGCTAAAGAGGGTCTACGTTGAGTTGATAGAAAGAAATGAAAGAAAAATGAACAAAAATACCGGAAAAATGACCCAGATAGTGCAGCATGAAAAAGTCACACTGCGCAGTAAAATCAGAGATATCATCAGGACTCTTCTTAAAAAGCCGATTTTCAAGTTTTCGGAGCTTTTTTCTCCAAAAACCAGATCCAGACTTGAAATTGTTACAGGCTTTCTCGCGATACTTGAGCTGGCAAAACTGAAAAAAATAACCCTGATACAGCCAAAACCGTTTGCGGATATTACTGTCTGCAAATGCGAAGATACCAATCTTGAGGATATTGACGATGAAAATGTGGCAGCGGAAAACTGA
- the ytfJ gene encoding GerW family sporulation protein, translated as MAEHPIQGLMETAMESIKEMVDVNTIVGDAVQAPDGTVIIPISKVTFGFAAGGGEFASCCSVDEKGEDSSDDSSKPEIKFPFAGGSGAGVSINPVAFMVVGQGQIKLLPVNINSSLEKILDLIPEIIEKTKDSVKKNLKVKKEIKPGNGESCAKSSKEDENE; from the coding sequence ATGGCAGAACATCCTATTCAAGGTCTAATGGAAACGGCAATGGAAAGCATTAAAGAAATGGTTGATGTAAATACCATAGTAGGAGATGCAGTTCAGGCTCCGGACGGAACGGTAATTATACCTATTTCAAAAGTAACCTTTGGTTTTGCGGCAGGCGGCGGAGAATTTGCTTCATGCTGCAGTGTGGACGAAAAAGGCGAAGACAGCTCAGACGACAGCAGCAAACCCGAAATCAAATTTCCCTTTGCAGGGGGTAGCGGCGCCGGAGTGAGTATAAACCCGGTGGCATTCATGGTGGTAGGCCAGGGACAGATTAAACTGCTGCCTGTAAATATCAATTCCTCTTTGGAGAAGATACTGGATTTGATTCCGGAGATTATTGAAAAGACGAAGGATTCTGTAAAGAAAAATCTCAAAGTGAAAAAAGAAATAAAGCCCGGTAACGGTGAGTCATGTGCTAAAAGTTCAAAAGAAGATGAGAATGAATAA
- a CDS encoding site-2 protease family protein — protein sequence MLLQQFGDNPELIIYWFMVFAFSISVHESAHAYAAYLLGDPTAKEQGRITIDPLKHLDLFGTLMMLISFIGWAKPVPINPSNFKNKKAGTILVSLAGPLSNLILAVLFAVPFAYVTLKYYPLENNPLNPAVIVYNFALYGFVMNISLAVFNFLPLPPLDGSKIFTAVLPSKYYFKIMQYHNVTFIILILLLYTGWLNKIITPVIGGVQSAILSVIVPIIKLIV from the coding sequence ATGTTGTTACAGCAATTTGGTGACAATCCGGAATTAATAATTTACTGGTTTATGGTTTTTGCCTTTTCCATATCAGTCCATGAGTCGGCTCATGCTTACGCAGCCTATCTTTTGGGGGATCCGACGGCTAAAGAGCAGGGAAGAATTACAATTGACCCATTAAAGCACCTTGATTTGTTTGGGACATTGATGATGTTAATCAGCTTTATAGGATGGGCAAAACCTGTGCCTATAAATCCGTCCAATTTTAAAAACAAAAAAGCAGGCACCATTTTGGTAAGTCTGGCAGGTCCGCTTTCCAATTTGATTTTGGCGGTGCTTTTTGCCGTTCCTTTTGCTTATGTGACTTTAAAATATTATCCTTTGGAAAATAATCCGCTAAATCCCGCGGTAATTGTTTATAACTTTGCCCTCTATGGCTTTGTTATGAATATATCGCTTGCGGTGTTTAATTTTCTTCCGCTGCCGCCTCTTGACGGTTCAAAAATATTTACGGCAGTTTTGCCCTCAAAATATTACTTTAAGATTATGCAATATCACAATGTAACTTTCATTATACTAATATTACTGTTGTATACCGGGTGGCTGAACAAAATAATAACTCCGGTAATTGGCGGAGTGCAAAGTGCCATTTTATCTGTAATTGTACCCATAATAAAACTCATTGTATAA
- a CDS encoding RDD family protein — protein sequence MSEYDRKTDPQGFYNIFTVQPWVRFWARVIDTFIIDTIVRITQLLFFPGSTFEPVLLTVGTYFIWALAEAKLISTWGTTPGKWLLKIKVRSNNSQILDFKTALKRSILVWMLGMGFGIFTTISYIFGYYELTRKGITPWDRISECTVQYEKISENRRIAVVLTVIGLSVMYFALIFVNALLYSIKAHGL from the coding sequence ATGAGTGAATACGATAGGAAAACTGACCCTCAAGGGTTTTACAACATATTTACCGTTCAACCGTGGGTGAGATTTTGGGCCAGAGTTATTGACACTTTTATTATTGACACCATTGTGAGAATAACTCAGTTGCTTTTTTTCCCGGGCAGTACGTTCGAGCCCGTATTGCTTACTGTAGGAACATATTTTATTTGGGCTCTTGCCGAGGCAAAATTAATTTCAACCTGGGGAACCACTCCCGGGAAGTGGCTGCTGAAAATAAAGGTGAGGTCCAATAATTCCCAAATACTTGATTTTAAAACAGCCCTTAAAAGAAGCATACTTGTTTGGATGCTAGGTATGGGCTTTGGAATTTTCACAACTATATCCTATATTTTTGGCTATTATGAGTTAACCAGGAAAGGCATTACGCCCTGGGACAGAATCAGTGAATGCACGGTACAATACGAAAAAATAAGTGAAAACAGACGAATAGCAGTGGTTTTAACAGTCATTGGACTCAGTGTCATGTATTTTGCACTGATTTTTGTGAATGCCCTTTTGTATTCAATAAAAGCTCATGGGCTGTAA
- the trpS gene encoding tryptophan--tRNA ligase: MIRFIIRECEVLVKKGTILSGMRPTGALHLGNYFGALENWVKLQDEYECYFFVADWHALTTGYEDTSQIKNNINDLVIDWLSAGLDPEKCVIFLQSSIKEHAELHLLFSMTTPLSWLLRCPTYKDQINQLKDKNITTYGFLGYPCLQAADILIYKAGFVPVGEDQLPHLELTREIARRFNYLFGEVFPEPQAILTKAKVLPGTDGRKMSKSYGNTIALSDSPDTIRKKVSSMITDPARIRKDDPGHPEVCTVFSFHKVFNENEVPEIEQHCRGGKIGCVQCKKNLADKMVEHLEPIYEKRQKIVENPSIVKEILADGNEKARKVAQKTLEEVRKAMKIDFI, encoded by the coding sequence ATGATAAGATTTATTATACGGGAGTGTGAAGTCTTAGTGAAGAAAGGTACTATTTTGAGCGGCATGAGACCTACCGGAGCTTTGCATCTTGGCAATTATTTCGGAGCTCTGGAAAACTGGGTAAAACTTCAGGATGAATACGAGTGTTATTTTTTTGTGGCTGATTGGCATGCCCTTACAACAGGATATGAAGATACATCTCAAATCAAAAATAATATAAATGACCTTGTTATAGATTGGCTAAGTGCAGGACTTGACCCTGAAAAATGCGTCATATTTTTGCAGTCAAGTATAAAAGAACATGCAGAGCTTCATCTGTTGTTTTCCATGACAACGCCTCTTTCCTGGCTGCTTCGCTGTCCGACATACAAGGATCAGATTAATCAATTGAAGGACAAGAATATTACGACCTACGGATTTTTAGGATATCCGTGTCTTCAGGCAGCCGACATATTAATTTACAAAGCCGGTTTTGTACCTGTGGGAGAAGACCAGCTTCCGCACCTTGAGTTGACGAGGGAAATTGCAAGAAGATTTAATTATTTGTTTGGCGAGGTATTCCCTGAGCCGCAGGCAATTTTGACCAAGGCAAAAGTATTGCCCGGAACCGACGGCAGAAAGATGAGCAAAAGCTATGGCAATACCATAGCTCTGTCCGACAGTCCCGATACAATCAGAAAGAAAGTCAGCTCAATGATAACCGACCCTGCAAGAATCAGAAAGGACGATCCCGGTCATCCCGAGGTGTGTACGGTATTTTCCTTCCACAAAGTATTTAATGAAAATGAAGTGCCTGAAATTGAGCAGCACTGCAGAGGCGGAAAAATTGGGTGTGTGCAATGTAAAAAGAACCTTGCTGACAAAATGGTGGAGCATTTGGAGCCCATATATGAAAAAAGGCAAAAGATAGTTGAAAATCCGTCCATAGTCAAAGAAATTCTCGCAGACGGAAATGAAAAAGCCAGAAAGGTTGCGCAAAAGACTCTTGAAGAAGTACGAAAAGCCATGAAAATAGATTTTATTTAG
- a CDS encoding DUF2953 domain-containing protein, translating into MFYRIIFVLIILILIIMVFFVKIKIVIEYRKGGQNDHFEVAFFVLKKRFGYKKNKSTEEKDGILTDYKKLIKNIEKSRNFYQKNKEIIMKILNYIKCRIYVERLEFKAVIGTGDASSAAILAGVAWSLAGILFSILHSFTNVKNKKVEIRPDFTGKKFNVELYCIFKVKIVYIIVIGLMILKHLIKAKVGFTNVKRSIAVYK; encoded by the coding sequence ATGTTTTATAGAATCATTTTTGTATTGATTATTCTTATACTAATAATTATGGTGTTTTTTGTAAAAATCAAAATTGTGATTGAATACAGAAAAGGCGGGCAAAATGACCACTTTGAAGTAGCTTTTTTTGTGTTAAAAAAAAGGTTTGGATACAAAAAAAACAAATCAACTGAAGAAAAGGACGGAATACTTACCGATTATAAAAAACTTATAAAAAATATAGAAAAAAGTAGAAATTTTTATCAAAAAAATAAAGAAATAATAATGAAAATTCTAAACTATATTAAATGCCGAATATATGTTGAGAGACTGGAATTTAAGGCAGTAATCGGAACAGGAGATGCGTCTTCCGCCGCTATACTGGCGGGTGTTGCATGGAGCCTTGCGGGAATTTTGTTTTCCATACTTCACAGTTTCACAAATGTGAAAAATAAAAAGGTGGAAATAAGGCCGGACTTTACAGGAAAGAAGTTTAATGTTGAACTGTATTGCATATTTAAGGTTAAAATTGTTTATATTATTGTTATAGGTTTGATGATACTCAAGCACTTAATAAAAGCAAAAGTCGGTTTTACAAATGTAAAAAGAAGTATTGCAGTGTACAAATAG
- a CDS encoding IS30-like element ISCth3 family transposase: MAVQYKSTTTEHKFKHLSVYERGQIAALLKEGKSQRYIANKLGRSPSTISREIKRGTTMQMRTDLSTYKVYFPETGQAVYEKNRMNCGAKRKLAQVEDFLKFAEDKILREKWSPDAVVGLCRRDPKWQNSTIVCTKTLYNYIDLGLIKVRNIDLNLKLRLKSKIKRIRQNKRVVGKSIDQRPEEVQSRQTFGHWEIDTVTGKKSNDSVILTLTERKTRYELLFLLDAKDSNTVNEALSELKNCYGKDVSNVFRTITADNGSEFSRLSEMLQGLGIEAYFTHPYSSWERGTNERHNGLIRRFIPKGKAIKDFSEETIKRIQQWLNSLPRRILGYKTPEECFNEEIHNLVNKNISAIA, encoded by the coding sequence ATGGCTGTACAATATAAGTCTACCACAACTGAGCATAAGTTTAAACACTTAAGTGTTTATGAAAGAGGGCAGATTGCAGCTCTTTTAAAAGAAGGAAAGAGTCAACGTTATATTGCTAATAAACTAGGTCGCTCGCCAAGTACAATTAGCCGTGAAATTAAAAGAGGGACAACAATGCAGATGAGAACTGATTTATCGACATACAAAGTATATTTTCCTGAAACAGGGCAGGCAGTTTATGAGAAAAATCGTATGAATTGCGGAGCAAAGCGTAAATTGGCTCAAGTTGAAGATTTTCTTAAGTTTGCAGAAGATAAGATACTACGCGAAAAATGGTCTCCAGATGCAGTTGTTGGTTTATGTAGGAGAGACCCCAAGTGGCAAAATTCTACTATTGTATGTACCAAAACACTGTATAATTATATAGACCTGGGACTCATAAAAGTACGAAATATAGATTTAAATCTTAAACTACGTTTAAAATCTAAAATAAAAAGGATACGTCAAAACAAACGGGTTGTAGGGAAAAGCATTGATCAAAGGCCGGAAGAAGTACAATCACGTCAAACCTTTGGGCATTGGGAAATTGATACGGTAACAGGCAAAAAGTCTAACGATTCAGTAATTTTAACCTTAACTGAACGAAAAACCCGCTACGAGTTATTGTTTCTTTTGGACGCAAAAGACAGTAATACTGTTAACGAGGCACTTTCAGAACTTAAGAATTGTTATGGTAAGGATGTTTCAAATGTATTTCGCACTATAACGGCAGACAATGGTTCTGAATTTAGTAGACTATCCGAAATGTTACAAGGGCTAGGAATTGAAGCTTATTTCACTCATCCTTATTCCTCATGGGAGAGAGGAACTAATGAACGTCATAATGGACTTATTAGGCGTTTTATTCCTAAAGGAAAGGCTATAAAAGATTTTTCTGAAGAAACGATAAAACGGATACAACAATGGTTAAACAGCCTTCCACGAAGGATATTAGGTTACAAAACACCTGAAGAATGTTTTAATGAAGAGATACATAACCTGGTAAACAAAAATATATCAGCAATAGCCTGA
- the scpB gene encoding SMC-Scp complex subunit ScpB encodes MDLKKLEGIFEGMLFASGDKVSIEKLSSITGIDKKTVKLVINNMIVKYNNDPSRGITIREINNGYQLCSKPEYYDYIKQLFEPKQRSGLSQAALETLAIIAYNRPITKAKIEQIRGVNSDSAITKLLEKNLIREAGRLDAPGKPVLYETTDEFFRSFGFKSDADLPIFELNDIHETVEINQNSEQEKADTELEKQEKA; translated from the coding sequence ATGGATCTAAAGAAACTCGAAGGAATATTCGAAGGTATGCTTTTTGCTTCAGGCGACAAAGTTTCGATTGAAAAATTAAGCAGCATAACAGGCATTGACAAAAAGACAGTAAAGCTTGTTATAAACAATATGATAGTAAAGTACAACAATGATCCCTCCCGGGGAATTACCATAAGGGAAATAAACAATGGTTATCAGCTTTGTTCAAAGCCGGAATATTATGATTATATAAAACAGCTTTTTGAACCTAAACAACGCAGTGGTCTGTCCCAGGCAGCCCTTGAAACCTTGGCAATTATTGCCTATAACAGACCTATAACCAAAGCAAAAATTGAGCAAATAAGAGGTGTAAACTCTGACAGTGCGATTACAAAACTTCTTGAAAAAAATTTAATCAGAGAAGCAGGAAGGCTGGATGCCCCCGGAAAACCGGTATTGTATGAAACCACTGATGAATTTTTCAGGAGTTTTGGTTTTAAGTCCGATGCGGATCTACCTATATTCGAACTAAATGATATACATGAGACTGTTGAAATCAATCAAAACAGTGAACAGGAAAAAGCAGATACAGAATTGGAGAAGCAGGAAAAGGCATAA
- a CDS encoding CBS domain-containing protein, which translates to MEIITGHVNSDFDCLASMIAANKLYPHAVMVIPGIIGKDVRKFLNLYRDSFNFLSVKDIDIEQVDKIIVVDTNSKSRLEKPLGKLFEKPGVDIVVYDHHPPSENMIEARKAVIEDIGSCTALLVDEIQKLDIDITPLEATVMALGIYADTNCLTLPKTSSKDAYALAFLLSRRANLQVIDDYMTNPLNLNQQALLEKMGRNIRVVDINGFKVAFSAVEVEDYVDNAAFLTRKLLEERDYDAFFSVLRMDNKTYIIGRSLEDEIDVGHIMTFFNGGGHPGAGSGKSDEADLAKVVDLLEKTLKKNIRPVERAKDIMSSPVKTISLDSTIDEANKIMLRYGHSGLPVVKDGILCGIISRRDVEKARIHGFGNSPVKAYMTKNVITIDPETPLKTIENLLVEHNIGRLPVVAGNKLLGIVTRSDVISTLFGENSPRWYKKNYIDSQDSALRNHNLADKINALPERVKNILIEAGKIADDVGLNAYVVGGFVRDLILGVENFDIDIVVEGDALMFSEKLAQHYQAHLTKHDRFGTAVVVLEDDFKIDVVTARKEYYEYPASLPVVEGGTIKDDLFRRDFTINSMAIKLNKSGFGNIVDFYGGRRDLQMGLIRILYNLSFVEDPTRIFRAIRFEQRYDFKMEEKTEEFAIKAIESGILGKVSHERINFEFFAMLKENNIWAILKRMEDLRILKNVYPEVVLSEDLKKLLKNAEENLACLKEKVSVQESLDRTLLYLLILYSNMSFEKAVKLSEKMRLSKEYKSEILKFIEANDIILSNLSGNIDISNYDVYNELKGLSMEILFVLCMLSNEKKFIDRVILYINNLKNIKTCVTGKDLKELGVKPGPEYAVLLDKVLAEKLNGNLQTYNDELEFLKKIIPKKI; encoded by the coding sequence ATGGAGATTATAACGGGCCATGTAAACAGCGATTTTGATTGTCTTGCATCCATGATAGCGGCAAACAAGCTTTATCCCCACGCCGTCATGGTAATTCCCGGAATAATAGGAAAAGATGTGAGAAAGTTTTTAAACCTTTACAGGGACTCATTTAATTTTTTGTCTGTAAAGGATATAGACATAGAACAAGTTGACAAAATAATTGTCGTGGATACAAACTCAAAATCAAGGCTTGAAAAACCTTTAGGCAAATTATTTGAAAAGCCGGGCGTTGACATCGTTGTATATGACCATCATCCGCCAAGCGAAAACATGATTGAAGCTCGAAAAGCCGTTATCGAAGATATTGGGTCATGTACTGCTTTGCTTGTTGATGAAATACAAAAGCTTGATATTGATATTACTCCTTTGGAAGCAACGGTTATGGCTCTTGGGATATATGCTGACACCAACTGTCTTACATTGCCGAAAACCTCTTCAAAGGATGCTTACGCCCTTGCTTTTCTTTTATCCAGGAGAGCTAATTTGCAGGTTATAGATGACTATATGACAAATCCTTTGAATTTGAACCAGCAGGCTCTTTTGGAAAAGATGGGCAGAAATATCAGGGTTGTTGATATAAACGGTTTTAAAGTCGCTTTTTCCGCAGTGGAAGTTGAAGATTATGTGGACAATGCGGCTTTTCTGACAAGAAAACTGCTCGAGGAAAGAGATTATGACGCTTTCTTCTCTGTTCTCAGAATGGACAATAAAACATATATAATCGGAAGAAGCCTTGAAGATGAAATTGATGTAGGGCATATAATGACTTTCTTCAACGGTGGAGGACATCCCGGTGCGGGCTCGGGAAAATCCGATGAGGCAGATCTTGCCAAGGTGGTGGATTTGCTCGAAAAAACTCTTAAGAAAAATATCCGACCCGTGGAACGGGCAAAAGATATAATGAGCTCACCGGTGAAAACGATTTCTTTGGATTCCACAATAGATGAAGCCAATAAAATAATGTTAAGATACGGGCATTCCGGACTTCCCGTGGTAAAAGACGGTATTCTCTGCGGAATTATATCCCGAAGGGACGTTGAAAAAGCACGCATACACGGCTTTGGAAACTCGCCGGTCAAAGCATATATGACAAAAAATGTAATCACGATAGATCCGGAAACTCCGCTTAAAACCATTGAAAACCTTCTTGTTGAGCATAATATCGGAAGGCTTCCGGTGGTAGCCGGAAACAAGCTTTTGGGAATTGTTACAAGGTCGGATGTTATTTCCACTCTCTTTGGGGAAAATTCTCCCAGGTGGTATAAAAAGAACTATATTGACAGCCAGGATTCCGCCTTGAGAAATCACAATCTGGCCGACAAAATAAATGCTCTTCCCGAAAGGGTTAAAAACATTCTTATTGAAGCCGGCAAAATAGCAGATGATGTGGGTTTGAACGCATATGTGGTCGGAGGGTTTGTGCGCGATCTCATACTTGGAGTGGAGAACTTTGACATCGATATCGTGGTAGAGGGAGACGCCCTGATGTTTTCTGAAAAACTTGCACAGCATTATCAGGCACACCTTACAAAGCACGACAGATTTGGCACTGCGGTGGTGGTGCTGGAAGATGATTTTAAAATAGATGTGGTGACAGCCCGAAAAGAGTATTATGAATATCCTGCATCCCTTCCCGTAGTTGAGGGGGGAACCATCAAGGACGACCTTTTCAGAAGGGATTTTACCATAAACAGTATGGCAATAAAGCTGAACAAATCCGGCTTTGGCAATATAGTGGATTTTTACGGAGGCAGAAGGGATCTTCAGATGGGGCTTATAAGAATACTTTACAACCTAAGCTTTGTGGAAGATCCTACAAGAATATTCCGGGCAATAAGATTCGAACAAAGGTATGACTTTAAAATGGAGGAAAAAACCGAGGAATTTGCGATAAAGGCAATAGAATCCGGCATTTTGGGCAAAGTGAGCCATGAGAGGATAAACTTTGAGTTTTTTGCAATGCTGAAAGAAAATAATATTTGGGCAATTTTAAAAAGAATGGAAGACTTGCGTATATTAAAAAATGTTTATCCTGAAGTTGTGCTTTCTGAGGACTTAAAGAAGCTTCTGAAAAATGCAGAGGAAAACCTTGCTTGTTTGAAAGAAAAGGTAAGTGTCCAGGAATCTTTGGACAGAACCCTTTTGTATTTACTAATTCTTTATTCAAACATGAGCTTTGAAAAAGCGGTAAAATTATCGGAAAAAATGAGGCTTTCGAAGGAATACAAAAGCGAAATACTGAAGTTTATTGAAGCAAATGACATAATTCTTTCAAATTTGTCCGGAAATATTGATATATCCAATTATGATGTTTATAATGAGTTAAAGGGATTATCTATGGAAATTTTATTTGTATTATGCATGCTGAGTAATGAAAAAAAATTCATTGACAGAGTAATCCTTTACATAAACAACCTCAAAAATATTAAAACATGTGTAACAGGCAAGGATTTAAAGGAACTGGGCGTAAAACCGGGGCCCGAATATGCGGTTCTTCTTGACAAGGTACTTGCAGAGAAACTCAACGGCAATCTGCAAACTTATAATGATGAGCTTGAGTTCCTGAAAAAAATAATTCCGAAAAAAATATAG
- a CDS encoding pseudouridine synthase encodes MKEMRLQKYLAECGVASRRKAEELISQGRVKVNGETVTQMGKKVSQNDVVEVDGKLVKMEKRKVYIALNKPVGYISSVKDQFGRKTVMDLVKDIKERIFPVGRLDYDTSGLLLLTNDGDFAYRLTHPKHEIKKVYEADLLGVPSKDDIMRFKNGLWIDDYFTSPADFEILKSDGKTTKVRITIHEGKNRQVRKMCNKIGCPVIRLKRISIGEVSLGDLKEGSWRNLTEREINSFLDNQK; translated from the coding sequence ATGAAAGAGATGAGGCTTCAAAAGTACCTTGCTGAATGCGGTGTTGCATCAAGAAGAAAGGCGGAAGAGCTGATAAGCCAGGGCAGAGTCAAGGTTAATGGTGAAACGGTCACGCAAATGGGGAAAAAGGTTTCCCAAAACGATGTGGTGGAAGTTGATGGAAAGCTGGTCAAAATGGAGAAAAGAAAGGTTTATATAGCATTAAATAAACCGGTGGGGTACATAAGCTCGGTAAAAGATCAGTTTGGCAGAAAAACGGTGATGGATCTGGTCAAGGATATAAAGGAAAGGATTTTTCCGGTGGGAAGACTTGATTATGACACCTCCGGTCTTTTGCTGCTTACCAATGACGGAGATTTTGCCTACAGGCTTACTCATCCTAAGCATGAGATAAAAAAGGTCTATGAGGCTGATTTACTGGGTGTACCTTCAAAGGACGACATAATGCGTTTTAAAAATGGGTTATGGATTGATGATTATTTTACAAGTCCGGCCGATTTTGAAATTTTGAAAAGTGACGGTAAAACGACGAAAGTTAGAATAACCATACACGAAGGAAAGAACCGTCAGGTAAGGAAAATGTGTAATAAGATAGGCTGCCCGGTAATAAGGCTCAAAAGAATCTCCATCGGTGAGGTATCCCTGGGTGATTTAAAGGAAGGCTCCTGGAGGAACTTGACTGAGAGGGAGATAAACTCTTTTTTGGATAATCAAAAGTAA
- the lysA gene encoding diaminopimelate decarboxylase, translating into MFVSKALKVNSKNHLEIGGCDCVDLVNNFGTPLYVMDESLIRENCRIYKNALDKYYNGNGLVLYASKAFCTMAMCKIVQQEGLGLDVVSGGELYTAIKAGFPMEKVYFHGNNKTIDELELAIDNNVRRIVVDNRQELLHVNRIAAEKGKTVNISFRIKPGIDAHTHDFIRTGQIDSKFGVALENGEAMEIIGEAVKLSNVKVVGLHCHIGSQIFELAPFEEAARVMLTFIAKIKEELGIEIEELNLGGGFGIKYTQDDDPIEYDRYIKSVSEVVKSVCEDKGIKLPFIVIEPGRSIVASAGITLYRIGTIKDIKGVRKYIAVDGGMTDNPRYALYQSKYEGVIANKADAAKTEKVTIAGKCCESGDLLGKDVLLPEAEEGDILAILATGAYNYSMSSNYNRIPRPAVVLVKDGKARVIVKREDYNDIIRNDIIPEDL; encoded by the coding sequence ATGTTTGTTTCAAAAGCTTTAAAGGTTAACAGTAAAAATCACCTGGAAATCGGCGGATGTGATTGCGTTGATCTTGTAAACAATTTCGGTACTCCCTTGTATGTAATGGATGAAAGTCTTATAAGGGAAAATTGCCGTATATATAAAAATGCACTGGACAAGTATTATAACGGAAACGGACTGGTACTTTACGCCAGCAAGGCTTTCTGTACAATGGCAATGTGCAAAATTGTCCAGCAGGAAGGCCTGGGTCTTGACGTGGTATCGGGCGGAGAGCTGTACACCGCGATTAAAGCGGGATTTCCCATGGAAAAGGTGTATTTTCACGGAAACAATAAAACCATTGACGAACTGGAGCTGGCGATTGACAACAATGTAAGAAGAATAGTAGTGGATAATAGGCAGGAACTTTTGCATGTAAACAGAATTGCAGCAGAAAAAGGCAAGACAGTAAACATTTCTTTCAGAATAAAACCCGGAATTGATGCTCATACTCATGACTTTATCCGGACAGGTCAGATTGACTCAAAATTTGGTGTTGCCCTTGAAAACGGTGAGGCAATGGAAATAATAGGCGAAGCGGTGAAACTGAGCAATGTGAAGGTGGTTGGACTTCATTGCCACATAGGCTCTCAAATTTTCGAGCTTGCTCCTTTTGAGGAAGCTGCAAGGGTGATGCTTACCTTTATTGCAAAAATAAAGGAAGAGCTGGGTATAGAAATTGAGGAGCTGAACCTTGGAGGAGGCTTTGGGATAAAATATACCCAGGATGACGACCCGATAGAGTATGACCGTTATATAAAATCAGTATCGGAAGTTGTGAAAAGTGTGTGCGAAGACAAGGGAATAAAGCTTCCGTTTATAGTTATAGAGCCGGGAAGGTCCATTGTTGCATCTGCGGGAATAACGCTCTACAGAATTGGCACTATAAAAGATATCAAGGGTGTCAGAAAATATATCGCCGTTGACGGCGGAATGACCGACAACCCAAGATATGCCCTCTATCAGTCAAAATATGAAGGTGTTATTGCCAATAAAGCTGATGCGGCAAAAACAGAAAAGGTTACAATTGCGGGCAAGTGCTGTGAATCCGGGGACCTGCTTGGCAAGGACGTATTGCTTCCCGAAGCGGAGGAAGGGGATATTTTGGCAATACTTGCTACCGGTGCATACAACTATTCCATGTCCAGTAACTACAACCGTATTCCAAGACCTGCGGTGGTTCTTGTAAAAGACGGTAAAGCGCGGGTTATTGTTAAAAGGGAAGACTATAACGATATAATAAGAAACGATATTATCCCTGAAGATCTGTAA